Proteins encoded in a region of the Schaalia hyovaginalis genome:
- a CDS encoding CDP-alcohol phosphatidyltransferase family protein has protein sequence MHTPGSPAQSEIRSEDAAPAPRLSRVIAAWAVHAFTMSGLVWASLAAVALIEGRVQMMWLWLGVALIVDGLDGTLARKTCVKQVIPWFDGSVLDNVVDYLTWTFLPALFMYLYLPFGSKAIGLIAMIVATVSSVFCYANEGEKSADSYFVGFPAAWNVVAVTMYVMQTPAAVNIVITIGLAVLTLAPLYFTHPMRVKKLRVWNIIASVVWIASVAVLVAVPARPLWAIAAFWVSAAWFLLTGIARTWRAKTDEEALTAA, from the coding sequence ATGCACACCCCCGGCAGCCCCGCGCAATCCGAGATCCGCTCCGAGGACGCGGCGCCGGCGCCTCGCCTTTCGCGAGTGATCGCCGCCTGGGCGGTCCACGCATTCACGATGTCCGGTCTCGTCTGGGCGAGTCTCGCGGCCGTCGCCCTCATCGAAGGGCGCGTCCAGATGATGTGGCTCTGGCTCGGAGTCGCCCTCATCGTCGACGGCCTCGACGGGACGCTCGCGCGCAAGACCTGCGTCAAACAGGTCATCCCCTGGTTCGACGGATCCGTCCTCGACAATGTCGTGGACTACCTCACCTGGACCTTCCTGCCCGCGCTCTTCATGTACCTCTACCTGCCCTTTGGCTCCAAGGCCATCGGCCTGATCGCGATGATCGTGGCGACCGTGTCCTCGGTGTTCTGCTACGCGAATGAGGGCGAGAAATCCGCCGACTCCTATTTCGTCGGCTTCCCTGCGGCGTGGAACGTCGTTGCGGTGACGATGTACGTGATGCAGACTCCGGCCGCCGTCAACATCGTGATCACGATCGGTCTCGCGGTCCTGACTCTGGCGCCCCTGTACTTCACCCATCCGATGCGCGTGAAGAAGCTTCGAGTGTGGAACATCATCGCATCCGTCGTGTGGATCGCGTCGGTGGCGGTGCTCGTCGCCGTGCCGGCCCGTCCGCTCTGGGCGATCGCGGCTTTCTGGGTTTCCGCCGCCTGGTTCCTCTTGACGGGGATCGCCCGTACTTGGCGGGCGAAGACGGACGAGGAGGCGTTGACCGCCGCCTGA
- a CDS encoding sialidase family protein, which yields MRIINLIRRGDPFPGSAFQTPLYRIPAVTIAGNRILVAFDVRADWRDLPADFDIALVSSDDEGKSWSSPMVLRRHEPGHGFGDAALTYDPFTDRVFCWSVGSMGESYFSAVAGGAGLELWLSVSDDHGQTWSHRDLSELRPDGVAGMFTASGTGTILPDGRLVQPFVARINDEDYAVCATSSDHGQTWTLGTPLGPGCDESKVIALSNGEVLLHARSAPRRRSARSKDAGANFTAPRVEEALVDPGCNGGLVRIGDVFLASMCSSPVERCRLSVHVSTDEGESWSEPIVVDEGAAAYSALAALDENRVVLVWEADDYEAILAAVISLDELGVHREDGVTYWDSTRVTLSPRRGLGSAKSPIVNTTC from the coding sequence ATGCGCATAATCAATTTAATCCGACGCGGTGATCCTTTCCCCGGCTCAGCCTTCCAAACCCCCCTCTATCGGATCCCTGCGGTGACAATTGCGGGCAATAGGATCCTCGTCGCCTTTGATGTTCGTGCTGATTGGCGTGACCTCCCAGCAGATTTCGATATAGCTCTTGTTTCTTCCGATGATGAAGGGAAGAGCTGGTCTTCGCCAATGGTGTTACGCCGTCACGAGCCCGGACACGGATTCGGGGACGCGGCGCTTACGTATGATCCATTCACGGACCGGGTGTTTTGCTGGTCAGTAGGCTCGATGGGAGAGTCATACTTCTCTGCGGTTGCGGGTGGAGCAGGCCTGGAGCTTTGGCTCTCGGTTTCTGACGATCATGGTCAGACCTGGAGTCACAGAGATCTTTCCGAGTTGCGGCCCGATGGAGTTGCGGGGATGTTCACCGCTTCGGGTACAGGTACCATTCTTCCTGACGGTCGTCTTGTCCAGCCTTTCGTTGCAAGGATCAACGATGAAGATTACGCAGTGTGCGCAACATCTTCAGATCATGGACAGACATGGACACTCGGCACTCCGCTTGGCCCCGGATGTGACGAATCGAAGGTGATTGCTCTTTCAAACGGCGAGGTCCTGCTCCATGCGCGCTCCGCACCCAGACGCCGTTCTGCTCGCTCGAAGGATGCTGGTGCGAACTTTACGGCTCCGCGAGTTGAGGAAGCGCTCGTTGACCCGGGCTGTAATGGCGGGCTCGTGCGTATCGGTGATGTCTTCCTTGCCTCGATGTGTTCCTCTCCCGTAGAGAGGTGCCGTCTCTCGGTTCACGTCTCTACGGATGAAGGAGAATCCTGGTCTGAGCCGATCGTCGTTGATGAAGGGGCAGCTGCCTATTCAGCGCTCGCTGCGCTCGACGAAAACAGGGTTGTCCTTGTGTGGGAGGCCGATGACTATGAAGCGATTCTTGCTGCGGTCATCAGCCTTGACGAGCTCGGTGTGCACAGGGAAGACGGCGTAACGTATTGGGATTCGACCAGGGTGACACTTTCGCCGCGTCGTGGCTTAGGTTCAGCAAAATCGCCAATTGTCAACACTACGTGTTGA
- a CDS encoding DUF4235 domain-containing protein, with product MEDLGWKIASAGAAAVAAMGASKIAEIGWRLATGNEAPREDDDEAALASLVIFAAASAAVVAIAQRYALRSAKKFWGPSAPKSLEA from the coding sequence ATGGAAGATCTCGGCTGGAAGATCGCGAGCGCGGGAGCGGCGGCGGTCGCAGCGATGGGCGCGAGCAAGATCGCTGAAATCGGCTGGCGTCTGGCCACGGGCAATGAGGCTCCCCGCGAGGACGACGATGAGGCGGCGCTCGCCTCGCTCGTCATTTTCGCCGCGGCCTCGGCCGCCGTCGTCGCCATCGCTCAGCGGTACGCGCTGCGTTCGGCGAAGAAGTTCTGGGGACCGTCCGCCCCCAAGAGCCTGGAGGCCTGA
- a CDS encoding ACT domain-containing protein, whose protein sequence is MSEDQPLDRMLATLAPVPQGEYVFALVDEVPAGTDPFAVIRDEDRYTVVLEKSEAEAAGLPVDKTYAHLSLGLDADLDSIGVTATIAQVLSARSIVANAIACTRHDHFFVQADRADEAAQLLADLGKNARGWLPRL, encoded by the coding sequence ATGTCTGAAGATCAGCCCCTTGACCGGATGCTCGCCACTCTCGCGCCCGTGCCCCAGGGCGAGTACGTGTTCGCCCTCGTCGACGAGGTGCCCGCGGGAACCGATCCCTTCGCAGTGATTCGCGATGAGGACCGGTACACCGTCGTCCTCGAGAAGTCCGAGGCCGAGGCGGCGGGCCTGCCCGTCGACAAGACCTACGCGCACCTGTCGCTCGGCCTCGACGCGGACCTGGATTCGATCGGCGTGACCGCGACGATCGCTCAGGTCCTCTCGGCCCGTTCGATCGTGGCGAATGCGATCGCCTGCACCCGGCACGACCACTTCTTCGTCCAGGCGGATCGGGCGGATGAGGCCGCGCAGCTCCTCGCCGACCTGGGGAAGAACGCGCGCGGCTGGCTGCCTCGCCTCTGA
- a CDS encoding substrate-binding domain-containing protein, producing MIQIRRPLAIAAALLLGGALGACTPSVSASYDGADPFAEPIVPGMLAEQPQSKGPGALGAPAPERGSGTVVIALAPGVEFSEEALSAFRTATGFTPQTVTLGSDEEAAEVEADLVMGLDLLGLDTVRGALSEAPPFELSYPEGVGGVIAGAMPYGRDDVCVLADSGWISAGQRRIPEGFDGLSDANTGFLLAVPDPASTKSGAFFLLGAASRVSGDLDAWARALKGSGAFIGAPDEAKASWTVLEENGEAAQSAPSHRHPLLVAPMSTIVDTTSTPGIEARAHPLPATCVERYLFAAELANATNPSGARSFLAWLEGGQGQNALAEAGEVYPLDPSSVENTPAHWFLTPMADAVPLTPMDAAGLADRRATWSGAAAG from the coding sequence ATGATCCAGATCCGCAGGCCGCTCGCGATCGCGGCGGCCCTCCTCCTCGGCGGGGCGCTCGGGGCGTGCACGCCCTCCGTGTCGGCCTCCTACGACGGAGCCGATCCTTTTGCGGAGCCGATCGTGCCCGGGATGCTCGCGGAACAGCCCCAATCGAAAGGCCCCGGCGCGCTCGGAGCGCCCGCGCCCGAACGCGGCTCGGGAACCGTCGTCATCGCCCTCGCACCGGGTGTCGAGTTCTCAGAGGAAGCGCTTTCGGCGTTCCGGACCGCCACGGGATTCACTCCGCAGACGGTGACGCTCGGCTCCGATGAGGAGGCGGCCGAGGTCGAGGCGGACCTCGTCATGGGACTCGACCTGCTCGGACTCGATACGGTCCGCGGCGCCCTGAGCGAAGCGCCGCCCTTCGAACTCAGCTATCCGGAGGGCGTCGGAGGGGTGATCGCGGGCGCAATGCCCTACGGGCGCGACGATGTCTGCGTCCTCGCGGACTCGGGATGGATTTCAGCCGGGCAAAGGCGCATTCCGGAGGGCTTCGACGGCCTCAGCGACGCGAATACCGGCTTCCTCCTCGCCGTGCCCGACCCCGCCTCGACGAAGAGCGGCGCGTTCTTCCTCCTCGGGGCGGCTTCGCGCGTGAGCGGCGACCTGGACGCGTGGGCGCGCGCCCTGAAGGGCTCCGGCGCATTCATCGGCGCTCCGGATGAGGCGAAGGCGTCGTGGACGGTCCTTGAAGAAAACGGCGAGGCGGCCCAGTCCGCGCCCTCTCACCGCCACCCGCTCCTCGTGGCGCCGATGAGCACGATCGTGGACACCACTTCCACCCCGGGCATTGAAGCGAGAGCCCATCCGCTCCCGGCCACCTGCGTCGAGCGCTACCTGTTCGCCGCCGAGCTCGCGAATGCGACGAACCCCTCCGGGGCCCGCTCCTTCCTCGCCTGGCTCGAAGGCGGCCAGGGGCAGAACGCCCTCGCCGAAGCGGGCGAGGTCTACCCCCTGGACCCCTCGAGCGTGGAGAACACCCCCGCGCACTGGTTCCTCACCCCGATGGCGGACGCCGTCCCGCTGACTCCGATGGATGCGGCGGGGCTCGCGGATCGACGCGCGACCTGGAGCGGGGCGGCCGCGGGCTGA
- a CDS encoding sterol carrier family protein has translation MARRRIDPVEGMAAVEAWGCDPESASRGTLLTAVRFTLEELEALHPGRAVEVRVPPAGAVQILPGTTHRRGTPPAVVETGMQVWLGLATGGIRWEDAIGDGRVQASGERTDLTELFPILDPPR, from the coding sequence ATGGCGAGGAGACGGATCGACCCCGTGGAGGGCATGGCGGCGGTTGAGGCCTGGGGGTGCGATCCCGAGTCGGCATCGCGTGGAACACTGCTGACCGCCGTGCGCTTCACTCTTGAAGAACTCGAAGCCCTGCATCCCGGTCGCGCCGTCGAAGTGCGGGTCCCTCCCGCGGGCGCGGTCCAGATCCTGCCGGGGACGACGCACCGGAGGGGAACGCCTCCGGCCGTCGTGGAGACCGGCATGCAGGTGTGGCTCGGGCTCGCGACGGGCGGGATCCGATGGGAGGACGCGATCGGGGACGGCCGCGTTCAAGCCTCCGGCGAACGGACCGATCTGACGGAGCTGTTCCCGATCCTGGACCCTCCGCGATGA
- a CDS encoding aldo/keto reductase yields the protein MTRFLKKLSITLPTGAPIPVFGFGTYKVTSGVYETVSSALALGYRHIDTAQMYGNEAEVGRAIADSGVPREELFITSKLDNGNHEPAAARASFDKTLADLRTDYVDLFLIHWPLPTLYDGDVALPWPVLEEFHAQGRARAIGLSNYTIEHIERVLDAAEVAPHVLQVEAHPFFPNNEVRDFARAHGMTTQAWSPLARGRAAKDPALARIAASIGRTGPQVALRWALDRGDIVFPKSVTPARQAENLDVFSFTLADSLRARIDALDEGEAGRTGSHPDTMNRL from the coding sequence ATGACACGTTTTCTCAAAAAACTCTCGATCACCCTCCCCACCGGCGCGCCGATCCCGGTTTTCGGCTTCGGCACCTACAAGGTGACGAGCGGCGTCTACGAGACCGTCTCCAGCGCCCTCGCCCTCGGCTATCGGCATATCGATACGGCCCAGATGTACGGGAACGAGGCGGAAGTGGGACGGGCCATCGCCGACTCCGGCGTGCCCCGCGAGGAGCTCTTCATCACCTCGAAGCTCGACAACGGCAACCACGAGCCCGCCGCCGCGCGCGCCTCATTCGACAAGACCCTGGCCGATCTGCGCACCGACTACGTGGACCTCTTCCTCATCCACTGGCCCCTGCCGACCCTGTACGACGGGGATGTGGCTCTGCCCTGGCCCGTGCTCGAAGAGTTCCACGCCCAGGGCCGCGCCCGCGCGATCGGCCTGTCGAACTACACGATCGAGCACATCGAGAGGGTCCTGGACGCTGCGGAAGTCGCACCCCACGTCCTCCAGGTCGAGGCGCATCCCTTCTTCCCGAACAACGAGGTGCGCGACTTCGCCCGCGCTCACGGCATGACGACGCAGGCATGGTCGCCATTGGCCAGGGGGCGCGCGGCGAAGGACCCCGCACTGGCCCGGATCGCGGCCTCGATCGGAAGGACCGGGCCGCAGGTGGCGCTGCGCTGGGCGCTCGACCGCGGCGACATCGTCTTCCCGAAGTCGGTGACGCCTGCGCGCCAGGCGGAGAACCTCGACGTCTTCTCCTTCACGCTTGCGGACTCCCTTCGCGCCCGCATCGACGCGCTCGACGAGGGCGAGGCCGGGCGCACCGGTTCTCACCCGGACACGATGAATCGACTCTGA
- a CDS encoding DUF4921 family protein, giving the protein MAKELSRTDRAIVRLADGTVKQQNLLTGTEVWTVPGRGNRPLSVPDAQVRPIDHGRDGGHCAFCEHRYLETPPEKSRLVLDDHGDWRELSGLPAEALSETTAEFRRIPNLFEIVSYNYWHLNHGHTPSEAEHRRMAEYLASPTGYDHVMSVVRSRLLASGVDDAEISAMSDSQMLGHANGFFSGGHDIIIAKRHYADGATDESQLAGSGTLTPEEHYRYTDFTARSMEDLYGLDPNVRYVATFQNWLKPAGASFDHLHKQLVAIDDLAVQTEAELNRLRSQPDIYEEILKVAATRKLLIAQNDHAVAMAGFGHRFPGIAIWPLHSPINPWEASAEQMRGVSDILHAMHAATGADVPCNEEWYHRPPTVRTPMRWRILLKWRISTLAGFEGGTRIYLNTIDPWTVVDKVLPRLHEMREAGTIAPMRLGAECRVDPGMLEG; this is encoded by the coding sequence ATGGCGAAGGAGCTTTCGCGGACCGACCGCGCCATCGTGCGCCTGGCGGACGGCACGGTTAAACAGCAGAACCTCTTGACCGGAACGGAGGTGTGGACGGTTCCGGGTCGCGGGAACCGGCCCCTCTCGGTACCGGATGCCCAGGTCCGACCGATCGATCACGGACGCGATGGGGGGCACTGCGCCTTTTGCGAGCACCGCTACCTCGAGACCCCGCCGGAGAAGTCCCGCCTCGTCCTCGACGATCACGGCGACTGGCGTGAGCTCTCGGGCCTTCCCGCTGAAGCCCTCTCCGAGACGACCGCCGAGTTCCGGCGGATCCCGAACCTCTTCGAGATCGTCTCCTACAACTACTGGCATCTCAACCACGGGCACACCCCCTCTGAGGCCGAGCACCGGCGGATGGCCGAGTACCTCGCCTCCCCCACGGGCTACGACCACGTCATGTCCGTGGTGCGTTCGCGCCTCCTCGCCTCGGGCGTCGATGACGCTGAGATCTCCGCGATGAGCGATTCGCAGATGCTCGGGCACGCGAACGGGTTCTTCTCCGGCGGCCACGACATCATCATCGCGAAACGCCACTACGCGGACGGCGCGACCGACGAGTCCCAGCTCGCGGGTTCGGGCACCCTCACCCCCGAAGAGCACTACCGGTACACGGACTTCACCGCCCGGTCGATGGAGGACCTCTACGGCCTCGACCCGAACGTCCGTTACGTCGCGACCTTCCAGAATTGGCTCAAACCCGCGGGAGCCTCCTTCGATCATCTGCACAAGCAGCTCGTCGCCATCGACGACCTGGCAGTGCAGACCGAGGCCGAGCTCAACCGTCTGCGCTCCCAGCCCGATATCTACGAGGAGATCCTCAAGGTCGCGGCCACGCGCAAGCTCCTCATCGCGCAGAACGATCACGCGGTCGCGATGGCGGGCTTCGGCCACCGCTTCCCGGGCATCGCGATCTGGCCCTTACACTCCCCGATCAACCCGTGGGAGGCGAGCGCGGAGCAGATGCGCGGCGTGTCCGACATCCTCCACGCCATGCACGCCGCGACCGGCGCCGACGTGCCCTGCAACGAGGAGTGGTACCACCGGCCGCCGACGGTCCGCACGCCGATGCGGTGGAGGATCCTCCTCAAGTGGCGGATCTCGACTCTTGCGGGTTTCGAGGGCGGGACGCGCATCTACCTCAACACGATCGATCCGTGGACCGTGGTCGACAAGGTCCTCCCCCGGCTGCACGAGATGCGCGAGGCCGGAACGATCGCTCCGATGCGCCTCGGCGCCGAGTGCCGCGTCGATCCGGGGATGCTCGAAGGCTGA